From a region of the Paraburkholderia caribensis genome:
- a CDS encoding 3-hydroxyacyl-CoA dehydrogenase NAD-binding domain-containing protein produces MTLSAAVPESPVSHELRGNVLLVTVDNPPVNALGVDVRRGLVAAIEAAEANPAVRAVLIVGAGRNFIAGADIREFGKPPQMPTLPDVCNRIETCGKPVAVAIHGAALGGGLEIALASHYRIAVAGAKLGLPEVLLGLLPGAGGTQRAPRLIGAEAALSLMLSGKHIGEQEALKIGLVDRVGLSDDVLAEGLAYVQQLLVEQAPVRRTRDAQALSDKEAATAAVAAARAETAKKSRGLLSPLKIVDCVEAALNLPFDEGLRFERKQFLECLDSPQRAALVHAFHAEREVQKAPETRSAQPRPIGSAGVVGGGTMGAGIAVALLDAGLPVTMIERDDESLARGRAHVDKVYDGLIAKGRLTSDAKAKKLARFVGSTSYDALADVDIVIEAVFEDMAVKQAVFAELDRVCKQGAVLATNTSYLDIDAIAASMSRPQDVIGLHFFSPAHIMKLLEVVVPARVSADVVATAFDLAKKLRKVPVRAGVCDGFIGNRMLAVYRAAADHLMEDGASPYQIDKAVREFGFPMGPYQVIDLAGGDIGWATRKRRASTRDPDARYVQIPDRLCERGWFGQKTGRGFYRYDEGKRAGTPDPEVEAIVVAERERAGVAPRAFSDEQIVRRYMAAMINEGANVIHERIALRPLDVDVTLINGFGFPAYRGGPMHYADTIGLPALLADIREFEKQDPLFWKPSPLLVERVERGEALASLNRSA; encoded by the coding sequence ATGACGCTGAGCGCCGCTGTGCCCGAATCGCCCGTTAGCCATGAGTTACGCGGCAACGTCCTGCTCGTCACCGTCGATAACCCGCCCGTCAACGCACTCGGCGTAGACGTCCGGCGCGGCCTCGTCGCGGCGATCGAAGCCGCCGAGGCGAATCCGGCCGTGCGCGCGGTGCTGATCGTCGGCGCGGGCCGCAATTTCATCGCGGGCGCCGACATCCGCGAATTCGGCAAGCCGCCGCAAATGCCGACGCTGCCCGACGTGTGCAACCGCATCGAGACATGCGGCAAGCCCGTTGCGGTCGCGATTCATGGCGCCGCGCTCGGCGGCGGGCTCGAGATCGCGCTGGCATCGCACTATCGGATCGCGGTCGCGGGCGCGAAGCTGGGCTTGCCCGAGGTGCTGCTCGGGCTGCTGCCCGGCGCGGGCGGCACGCAGCGCGCGCCGCGCCTGATCGGCGCCGAGGCGGCTTTGTCGTTGATGCTGAGCGGCAAGCATATCGGCGAGCAGGAGGCGCTGAAGATCGGGCTTGTCGATCGCGTTGGCCTGAGCGACGACGTGCTCGCCGAAGGGCTCGCATATGTGCAGCAACTGCTCGTCGAACAGGCTCCCGTGCGGCGCACGCGCGATGCGCAAGCGCTATCGGACAAGGAGGCGGCTACGGCCGCCGTCGCCGCCGCGCGTGCCGAGACGGCGAAGAAATCACGCGGCCTGTTGTCGCCGCTGAAGATCGTCGATTGCGTCGAGGCCGCGTTGAATTTGCCCTTCGACGAAGGCTTGCGCTTCGAGCGCAAGCAATTCCTCGAATGCCTCGATAGCCCGCAACGCGCGGCGCTCGTGCACGCGTTCCATGCCGAACGCGAAGTGCAGAAGGCGCCCGAAACGCGCAGCGCGCAGCCGAGGCCGATCGGGTCGGCAGGTGTGGTCGGCGGCGGCACGATGGGCGCGGGCATCGCCGTCGCGCTGCTCGACGCGGGCTTGCCCGTGACGATGATCGAGCGCGATGACGAATCGCTGGCTCGCGGCCGCGCGCACGTCGACAAGGTCTACGACGGCCTGATCGCGAAAGGACGCCTCACCAGCGATGCGAAAGCGAAGAAGCTGGCGCGCTTTGTCGGCAGCACGTCATACGACGCGCTTGCCGATGTCGATATCGTGATCGAAGCCGTGTTCGAAGACATGGCCGTGAAGCAGGCGGTGTTCGCGGAACTCGACCGCGTGTGCAAGCAAGGCGCGGTGCTCGCGACCAACACCTCGTATCTCGACATCGACGCGATTGCCGCCAGCATGTCGCGGCCGCAGGATGTGATCGGGCTGCATTTCTTTTCGCCCGCGCACATCATGAAGCTGCTGGAAGTCGTCGTGCCCGCGCGCGTGAGCGCCGACGTCGTCGCAACCGCATTCGATCTGGCGAAGAAGCTGCGCAAGGTGCCCGTGCGCGCGGGCGTGTGCGATGGCTTCATCGGCAACCGGATGCTCGCGGTGTATCGCGCGGCGGCGGACCATCTGATGGAGGACGGCGCGTCGCCGTATCAGATCGACAAGGCCGTGCGCGAGTTTGGCTTTCCGATGGGACCGTATCAGGTGATCGATCTTGCCGGCGGCGACATCGGCTGGGCGACGCGCAAGCGCCGCGCGTCGACGCGCGATCCCGACGCGCGCTATGTGCAGATTCCCGATCGCCTTTGCGAGCGCGGCTGGTTCGGCCAGAAGACGGGGCGCGGCTTCTACCGCTATGACGAAGGCAAGCGTGCCGGCACGCCCGATCCGGAAGTGGAAGCGATCGTCGTCGCGGAGCGCGAGCGCGCGGGTGTCGCCCCGCGCGCGTTCAGCGACGAGCAGATCGTGCGTCGCTACATGGCCGCGATGATCAACGAGGGCGCGAACGTGATTCACGAGCGCATCGCGTTGCGGCCGCTGGATGTCGATGTGACGTTGATCAACGGCTTCGGCTTTCCGGCGTATCGCGGCGGTCCGATGCACTACGCGGATACGATCGGTTTGCCCGCATTGCTCGCCGATATCCGTGAGTTCGAGAAGCAGGACCCGCTGTTCTGGAAACCTTCGCCGTTGCTGGTGGAACGGGTCGAGCGCGGGGAGGCGTTGGCGAGCCTGAATCGGTCTGCGTAA